From Aspergillus luchuensis IFO 4308 DNA, chromosome 2, nearly complete sequence:
AGTGGAGGTTGTTCGTATCAAGGAGGGGTTTGTGCGCAAGGTCTTCGAAGGAGAGTCTGGAGCCGGGGTGAGGGATAGTCGCGTATTACCGGTCAGCGCGTTGATGGGATCAGGCGTGCAAGAAGCGGTGGAATGGGTGCAGACGCGAGTCAAGTGGAATAAAGAGGGACGACCACCGTTAATGAAGTGATAGACTTGGGAATGGGTCTGTCTGTTGCGAAAAATTTCGATTCTTTTTCATGTTCTTATATTGTGTTATTCGGGCTTGAGTTTGGCGTTAAGAGGCTATATGATCGGGAAGATACCTTAATTGCATTTGTTTGTTTCAACTTGGGTTTTTTTCAAGTGTCATATTTAGTGCATGTTGTACCGCAACCATGTAGACAGCCAATTCTAGATCCAGCACTAATCACAGCACAGTATACCACAAAACACTGCAAACCACCTACTACATCATActtatcatcttcatggCCTAGATCAAAACAAACTGCCAATTCCATGCACCGGCATCTGTCGGAGACATCCCTAATCAACCCATACCAGATACCGCAGAGTTACACCACATCCATGGAAGCACGCGACCGAAAACCGGACTGATTGGACGCACTGAACATTCTCGATGCCAGTGCATGACGTTTATCCCAGTCCAAGCAGTGGTTCGATGAGAGTGAAGTGATGGAAAAGCATGCAAGCCATGAAGTCAACGCCGGTCACTTTGACGTCATTCCCGTGAAGCCCTAAACCGCCATCCCGGACGGTTCAgcttgtatatatagatgTTCGGTTACTGTCTGCTTTAATTTCTATTCAGTATCGATTGCAACAGTGTTtactgtataatattatcttatcttGAActgattttttcttttcaaatTCCACCACACGATAACGTCCGCACACATTCTTCATCATGAGCCACTTCAACAACCCCGACTCTGTCGCTACAAACAAGCAGGGTGAATTCCACCCTTCGGTGAAACCTACGGGTCCTATGGAGCAAGGCGGTGTATGTATTCCATTGCAATAGTGTCCAATCATGCAAGTTGTACTGACAAAAGACAGCACCAAGTAGGAAGAAAGGTCGCTCCTAGCGACTTCGTCCCCGAATTCCGCGCCGAGACCCATCCCCCTGGTACCGCGCCCGCCAGCAGCTCCTACCAGCCTAATCCCACCGGCGAGGTTGGTGGCCAGGCACTCAACCCCAATGTCGAACGCGGCCATGGCAAGGAATCTGTCAAGACCAACGCTAGCGATACCTTGATGGGCGCTACATCGCAGGACGTGCACCGGGGTATGGGCCAGCCTATTTCGGGACAGACCAGCAACGAGCTTCGCCATGATGGACAGCATGGACGCAAGGGCCAGAGCGCGGGCTTGGAACAAGTTGGAGCTAGTCGGGGAACTACCTTTGAGAGAGATATGCCGAGCCAGCGTGGACTGGAGCGCGATGAGGCGCGCCCTGGTCAGCGCGGTGATAAGGGTGCATTGGCTGCAGAGGATCGCGTGCCAGAGTCGGCAGAGACGGCGGCCGCTGAGTGGAAGTATGAGCCTTCGACTAAGAGGGATAACTCGCATAAGCATTGAGCGTCACCACAGGCTGGACCTTAGTTGGATTTGAAGTGAACATGCTTAGAAAGGAAGTATTTTAACGGCAATGTATTAATGAACAAAATATTCCTGCGTCTATCGGTATGGGTATCGTGCTGTCTCTGTTTCATAAGCGAATCAAAATTGCAAGTCAAGAAAGAGCTTGACCTGATCATGGTGTAGAAGAGATTGTAGGTGCAGTCGGGATCATGTTATGATGCAGGCCCCAGACGGTCGCCTTTATACGTAGACCCTGGCCGTTTGTTCTCTTTTTGGTTGATCTTCTTAGGCCAGCTACGCGCAATGTCAATGTTTGCACGGGGAAACCACATCTCCAAGAAAACATAGAGTAAAAAGTCGATCACCACGCAAAGGCAGAACAGCTTGCCTGCCCACACTCCGCATCCGTAGTACCGTTTCAAACGGTCAATAAGGGCAAAGCTTCGCACCCGGTCCCGACCGGCCTCCCATCCCTGTCCGGGATAATAGCCGTAGAATTCCTCGGGGCTAATGTCCCCGGAGATGCCTTTGTAGACACGTTCCGTACGTTCGGCTACGTCCGTCCAAGAATACATCATCTTGACCTGGTCGTGGAATCGATCCGTGCGGACTTTGTTCGAACGCAATGCGGCGATGGCTTTTCCAGTGGCAAGCACgatatcatcctcctccggtTTCGCAAAAGTTGTCATGTGTTGGGGGAGCACCTCGGGAATGCCACCAACGCGTGTGCACACCACGTATAGACCACAGCTTGCAGCTTCCACAAGGACAGTACCGAACGCTTCAGTCAAACTCGGATGCAGATAAATGTGTCCCCGGATCATCACGTCACGAACTTCTTCATGTCGCACCGAGCCAAGCATTTCAACCTTGTCCTGAAGAACATTCCTTTCTAGCATCTGTTCGAGATCGATGGCCTTGGGCCCTGATCCGGCAATGATGAATCGTACATTCGGATGGGACGCAAGTATCCGGGGAATGGCGGCAATAAGAAGATCGGTTCCTTTGTTGTAGAAAAGACGGGATATGACAACAATCGTGATAATATCGTTGGGCTCCATGGGTCGCGCGATTGGCCGTGGCTCTGGGGGTCGGAAGTTCTCTGCAACTACCGCATTGGGAATGACAGACACCATCAACGGGTCTAGCGAGGCTCGAAGGACCGTGTTCTCCTTGCTATTCCTAAAGTTATTATAAGTTGAGCATAATCATGCGATTGACGTACCATGTATGACTGACACAAATAACATGGTCTACGTCACTCAAGATGAACTTGAGCAGCTTGTTGGTGAGAATTGACGCCGCATCTGCAAATCCAAACAGCGAATGGTCGGTAAAAACTGTCCGGAGGCCCATTGTCCGTGCATGAAGAATAGCTTCGTGACAAAAGCTGCTCAAGCTTGCATGGCCATGTACAATCTGAATCTGCTCACGAATCACAATATTTCGGAAGATAGGAAAGAACGAGAAGACCGTCGGCATGGTCGACTCCCGGTAAATCACGAAGAATGGGACATGGTATACTTTGAGCCCATTGGTGAGATAGCGAACGCCGGTTCGTCCTTTGTAGGCATGagttatgatgatgactttaTGGCCGCGATCGATAAGCTTCTATAGAGCGATAAGCGTTGGCTGGAGCGAACGAGGTCTGGTAATCTTACGGTCGATAGCTGATATATGTGACTTTCAATTCCGCCTGGGTTCATCAGTAGCTGATCATCAAAGGAACAACAGAATGAGAGACCAACTGACCTGgctgggggaagaaaaagtcaCTGACCATACTGTGGACCGGTGATCAGTAGGCCAACCTTGATAGATCGCTCGAAACGCAAGCAGACACTCACGCAATGTTGTATGTCATAATGGCAGTCGGTAGACTCTGAGCTACCCAGATAACACCTTCATCAATGGCCTTGAGAGGGCCGTTTCTAGCATATCCATGTTAGGACCTGACCAGCGTCAGGGGATGAGCAGATGGCCGTCGATCGAAGCTGCGGCGATGGAGAGACGCGATGAAGCCCGGATTGGTCCAGACccgggcggcggtgggggCGGTGGGGAGGTTCTGCCGGGAAAAGATTCCCCgctggaaaagaaatattgatGCTTAATCTTCGGAGCTGCTCTGGCAACACCGACCCAGTGCTACATTCCCCTTTCCCTTGTCTACCTCGCGCTGACCCTGCGCTACCGCCGCGATCATGGCCGGTGATCGCTCTGCATCTCACGATCCTGCCCGCACAAGCTCAGGAACTCCGTCGAGCGCCAAGAAGTCTcacaaaagaaagagagatctCGATGGCTCCGCCACCGCTATATCCACTCCCACCCCGACGAAGAAATCCAAGAAGAATCAGGGTTCTCCATCCAACGATACACCAGTCAAGGAAAgccggaagaagaaaaagcactCAGGAGCTGCAAGCCGAAGTGCTGTTCAAGAGACATCGCCCCAGAAAAAGAGTGCTCTCTCGCCGGTCGGCGGCCAAACGACTACTTCAAACCAAGACGACAGCCTCactaagaaaaagaagaagaaatcgaaggATGGAAAACGGAAAAGCGGAACAATTAGCGATGCAGCTGAGGAAGATGTCGATATGAAGGATGCAGACGACATTGAAGAGgccaaagaggaagaagctaaAGGGACGAAGAAAAGCCGAAAGACTTCTGACCCTGCGACGAcagaggatgacgacgacaaaCCTACGAAGAACAAATTCGCCGGCATCTTGTCCAAGTTTGAGAGGTCGAAGAAAGCGCGGGAACTGGAAAAGACAAAAGAAAGCATGAAGGATGAAGATTCCACTGAGCTAACGACAGCGGAGCCAGTTGTAGCACAAGGTCTGGAGCCGTTACCACAACCAGAAGCAGCGCCtgagcaggatgagatgcCAACCTACTCTTCGTTGCCGCCATGGCTGGCCAATCCCCTCCGTGCATCCGCTCAGGAACGACGCAAATTCGCCGATTTGGGAATCGACTCTAGCCTTCTCCGAGTTCTGGAAGACAATGGCTACCATGAAGCATTTGCCGTGCAGTCAACCGTCATCCCTCTCCTGCTGCAAGGACCAACGAACCATCCGGGAGATCTTTgcatctccgccgccactGGTTCAGGAAAAACTTTGTCCTACGTCCTACCATTGGTCACAGCGTTGAAGCCGCTTCCTGCGCCTAGGTTACGAGGACTCATCGTGGTGCCTACTCGGGAGCTGGTGAAGCAGGCCAGAGAAGCCTGTGAGCTCTGTGCCGCTGGATCCGGCCTCCGCGTCGCGTCTGCAGTTGGAAACGTTGCGATCAAAGACGAGCAGCGGTCGTTGATGCGCGTCGATCAGGTTTATGGCCCTGCGACGTTCAAGCTTCGTCAAAACGTGCAACTGACAGGCGATGACTGGACGAACTTCAATTTGCAGGACTACATCTCAGAAGCCGGTGATCTAAGTGAGTCTCTGCCAGGCTACGTTCACCGGTCAGAACCTAATGTCGACATCTTGATCTGTACTCCCGGTCGTCTGGTCGACCATCTTCGTTATACCAAGGGGTTCACCTTGAAAAATCTCGACTGGCTCGTCATTGATGAGGCAGATCGACTACTGAATGAAAGTTTCCAGGAATGGGTGGACGTCGTGATGACCTCCCTGGACGCCCGGAAAGCCCCTGGTGCATTCGGGTTTAGCGGGAACTTTCTGTCTGAGCTTGGCTTGCCGATCCAGAGCAAGGAGCCACGGAAAATCGTTTTGAGTGCCACCATGACTAGAGATGTGACGAAGCTTAACTCTCTACGTCTTGCCAACCCCAAGTTAGTTGTCATCGGCGCGGATGCCGCCGCAACGGATGATGAGAGCGGTGGCATTGCACCTTCAGACGAACAGTTTACGCTCCCGCCTACCCTGAAGGAACATACCGTATCGGTTGGAGATGGGTCGCAGAAGCCGCTGTATCTCCTGCGCCTCCTGCTGTCCCACATCAAGATTGAGACTAAGAGTGTCAAGCCTTCTGTGCACGACACTTCTGACTCTGATGATTCGGATTCCGACGAGTCAAGCTCTGGATCAGATTCCGATGACGCGTCGGACGTGTCTAGCTCTGATGATTCAGATTCCGACTCAGACTCGGACTCGGACTCTGATACCAGTTCTGAATCGTCTTCAGACTCCGAGGATACCTCGGACGAGTCGAGCGACGAGTCAGAGTCATCTGACAGCGACTCTGAATCAGAAGACGAAAAGCCGGACCGACAAAGGCCATCGCAGACTACAGTTCTGGTGTTCACGAAATCGTCTGAATCCGCATCACGACTGGCTCGACTGTTGGCACTCCTCgaaccctccctctccgacCGCATTGGCACGATTATTAAATCGAACAAGTCGTCTGCTTCACGCAAGACTCTCACAGCTTACCGCCGGGGCAAGATATCTGTGATTATTGCAACGGATCGGGCCTCGCGTGGTCTGGACCTACGGTCACTGACACATGTTGTCAACTACGATGTGCCAGCTAGCATCACTACCTACGTGCACCGGGTCGGTCGTACAGCTCGTGCTGGCCAGGAAGGATCGGCGTGGACGCTTGTGGCACACCGAGAGGGCAAGTGGTTCGCAAGCCAGATCGCCAAGGGGTCGGATGGGAAGATCACTCGATCGACCAAGGTAGGAAAGGTGCAATTCAAATTGGATAATATGAAGGAGGTCAAGGCACGCTATGCATCTGCCTTGGACTTGCTCGAGAAGGAAGTGAAAACGGGTGGGACCAAAGCCTCCAAGCCTAGTGCACAATGACATTGATGTTAGGTAGTCTCGGACGAGTGTATATAGTTAGGCCGAATACATGCAGACCAGTCTGGTGACCCTTTCTGTTTCGAAGAGTGGCCCGGGCTGAATATATAACTATCAAACCCCCCCCGCAGATCACGCTCAACAGCTATTCCCAACAGTTTTGTGCTGTATCAGATTATCAGTAACCATATCACTGTTCGTGTTGAGGTGCCGGGCTCAGCCGAGCGTGTCAGGTACAGTCCATCTCATTATTGGACTCGCcgttcttctctccttttctcaGCTCCTCGTTCGTATCGTGGCCAAGTATTACCATCCAGTTGCCGTTGACTTGTCTTTGCTTTGTTGTATGTCAAGAGGTATGCTGgtacaatatatataattactcgTGCGGTGCTCTTGAGTGAATACTAACTCATATATTTATGGCATGAGCTGATCCTTCTACTACATTTACTAGGCAGCAGAACATCCTACCAGCGTCCGTGCCGTTTCCCCAATATGATGGTCAAATCCTCCTCATGTcactagtttatatatatgccCACCCGCGCCGCTCAAATCGCTGCACCAGACAACCGGTGCTGTGGAAGATACATTCACCCAGGTCGCAACGTCTTCCATGATCGTCCTGGTCCGAGCTGCTCCCTCAGGGCCGTAGCAATCCGTCTCCCATAAAAACTACGCACATCGGATGTGTTACTAGATTCCtgagaggtggtggttgcccATCTGACCTGCCTTCCGGAACCACAGTGTTATCGACGGTCCTACGCAAATTACAAATGAGAATGGGGTGTTGACAAAGAGCTGTACAGGATTCGTCGGGACGGGTCGAATATGGGAATGAAGGACTGGCAGGAAGAGCACTCCCACTGACAACAGTCGATACGTATTCCCGAATTGATGGCTGCCTACTCCAACTGAATACATCTGTGCGCACCTCGGCCTGGTCATCTGGACGGCGAGCAGAATAGACAGAAGCTCAGCAAGGAACACACTCAGCAATAGTTCCGGTCGCGTCGCCAATGAGTTCGACCACCTGGGAGAGAAGCAGCTCAGAGTCTGAGCCTTTTTCGCACAAGGTATGTTACGCGCTCGCACGGACTCATTCGCACTACTGTCTACACTTTACATAGACCCTagtcccagcagcagctcagtTGAAACTACGTTTGGAAATGGGCTGCAGGGAAATGGACAATCCCCATTGTGCGCAAGCAATAACGCCATTTTGGGCTATGTGATAGTCCCGGAAGAACTCCAGCAACTCGTGACCGTCCACTTTGAACGCTTTAACTTCAAGGAAGTCGATCGCAGAGTCAATATTTTGCACTATTAGCATGCTATCATCTACGAGGGGTTTCAGGCGCGGAAAAGGAAACagaaagtaa
This genomic window contains:
- the DBP6 gene encoding putative ATP-dependent RNA helicase DBP6 (BUSCO:EOG09261EM7;~COG:A;~EggNog:ENOG410PIR2;~InterPro:IPR027417,IPR001650,IPR014014,IPR014001, IPR011545,IPR000629;~PFAM:PF04851,PF00270,PF00271;~go_function: GO:0003676 - nucleic acid binding [Evidence IEA];~go_function: GO:0004386 - helicase activity [Evidence IEA];~go_function: GO:0005524 - ATP binding [Evidence IEA]) yields the protein MAGDRSASHDPARTSSGTPSSAKKSHKRKRDLDGSATAISTPTPTKKSKKNQGSPSNDTPVKESRKKKKHSGAASRSAVQETSPQKKSALSPVGGQTTTSNQDDSLTKKKKKKSKDGKRKSGTISDAAEEDVDMKDADDIEEAKEEEAKGTKKSRKTSDPATTEDDDDKPTKNKFAGILSKFERSKKARELEKTKESMKDEDSTELTTAEPVVAQGLEPLPQPEAAPEQDEMPTYSSLPPWLANPLRASAQERRKFADLGIDSSLLRVLEDNGYHEAFAVQSTVIPLLLQGPTNHPGDLCISAATGSGKTLSYVLPLVTALKPLPAPRLRGLIVVPTRELVKQAREACELCAAGSGLRVASAVGNVAIKDEQRSLMRVDQVYGPATFKLRQNVQLTGDDWTNFNLQDYISEAGDLSESLPGYVHRSEPNVDILICTPGRLVDHLRYTKGFTLKNLDWLVIDEADRLLNESFQEWVDVVMTSLDARKAPGAFGFSGNFLSELGLPIQSKEPRKIVLSATMTRDVTKLNSLRLANPKLVVIGADAAATDDESGGIAPSDEQFTLPPTLKEHTVSVGDGSQKPLYLLRLLLSHIKIETKSVKPSVHDTSDSDDSDSDESSSGSDSDDASDVSSSDDSDSDSDSDSDSDTSSESSSDSEDTSDESSDESESSDSDSESEDEKPDRQRPSQTTVLVFTKSSESASRLARLLALLEPSLSDRIGTIIKSNKSSASRKTLTAYRRGKISVIIATDRASRGLDLRSLTHVVNYDVPASITTYVHRVGRTARAGQEGSAWTLVAHREGKWFASQIAKGSDGKITRSTKVGKVQFKLDNMKEVKARYASALDLLEKEVKTGGTKASKPSAQ
- the GPI3 gene encoding phosphatidylinositol N-acetylglucosaminyltransferase subunit A/GPI3 (BUSCO:EOG09262TO9;~CAZy:GT4;~COG:M;~EggNog:ENOG410PG2V;~InterPro:IPR001296,IPR013234;~PFAM:PF00534,PF13439,PF08288,PF13579,PF13692;~TransMembrane:1 (o420-439i);~go_process: GO:0006506 - GPI anchor biosynthetic process [Evidence IEA]), with the translated sequence MTYNIAMVSDFFFPQPGGIESHIYQLSTKLIDRGHKVIIITHAYKGRTGVRYLTNGLKVYHVPFFVIYRESTMPTVFSFFPIFRNIVIREQIQIVHGHASLSSFCHEAILHARTMGLRTVFTDHSLFGFADAASILTNKLLKFILSDVDHVICVSHTCKENTVLRASLDPLMVSVIPNAVVAENFRPPEPRPIARPMEPNDIITIVVISRLFYNKGTDLLIAAIPRILASHPNVRFIIAGSGPKAIDLEQMLERNVLQDKVEMLGSVRHEEVRDVMIRGHIYLHPSLTEAFGTVLVEAASCGLYVVCTRVGGIPEVLPQHMTTFAKPEEDDIVLATGKAIAALRSNKVRTDRFHDQVKMMYSWTDVAERTERVYKGISGDISPEEFYGYYPGQGWEAGRDRVRSFALIDRLKRYYGCGVWAGKLFCLCVVIDFLLYVFLEMWFPRANIDIARSWPKKINQKENKRPGSTYKGDRLGPAS
- a CDS encoding uncharacterized protein (COG:S;~EggNog:ENOG410PXJQ) is translated as MSHFNNPDSVATNKQGEFHPSVKPTGPMEQGGHQVGRKVAPSDFVPEFRAETHPPGTAPASSSYQPNPTGEVGGQALNPNVERGHGKESVKTNASDTLMGATSQDVHRGMGQPISGQTSNELRHDGQHGRKGQSAGLEQVGASRGTTFERDMPSQRGLERDEARPGQRGDKGALAAEDRVPESAETAAAEWKYEPSTKRDNSHKH